Part of the Megalopta genalis isolate 19385.01 chromosome 6, iyMegGena1_principal, whole genome shotgun sequence genome, TATACAATACTTAATACACTAGACTGGAGGAAAGCGAAAAACTACAGCAATCATAATTTTGTAAAAAGAGGAATTTTATTCTCTTGTTCAGTCTCTGCATTGTACATTATGAATTACCTAATgtaattttacattttatagAAGTTACAAAAATGATGTAAAATTACGAACCTTTTAACTGGCATTTAGTGTATACAAACTGATAATATAAGTAGTAATATGTACGTTTTCTTTCATACATAGTGTTGAATCAAATATAGTAGCACATACCCCATTTCTTGTACAAACTCATATGTTGTTATGCTATATCAATTTTGTAttcacatatacatatattattcttTGGAAAATTAATTGTTACAGATTTATTCGGTCcaagtaaaatatttttcagcctatattattctttaactatAGTTCAACGTATACTTTTAAGCGCTTTGGTTATACAACTCTATAAACATTATCGTAAAATGAGTTCAATAACTTAAATACATATTACAGTAATTGACTGAATTAAATATCTTTCCAGTGTACTATTTTTATTCAGAATAGTGTTGTTTAAATGTAGTATGGAAATTTGTATTTATCAAAAATCATCTTGAACAATTTGTACAGTAAATATGTTGCATTATAAAAAGAAGAATATAGTCGCGTTGGAAAGTAAGTCAACGGCTTTTCAAAcatattatcatttattattaaaaatttttaatttttatttgtcgttacattttaaatttttaaatatccttaaatttatttatgtaGAAACTGGAATCATTTTTTGGATTAATTTTTAAGTACTGGAAAAATTAACTTACTTCCTGAAGCGACTCTACAATGATTAATTAATGCAATGGTTTTTTTCTATTTTGTGCACAGTAGCCtagtaattttatattaattatgatttttTTAGGCATTTGTATTATTGTaggaattttcaattattaatttttaggTAACATAACAAAAAAGTAAGAATTTATAAACAGAAGATGTGCATATAATAAATCAAAGCTACGTTTAATTATTACTTGAACAATTCCTACTCCTGTGCGttcttaattaaattaaaaaatttatataattataatcataaaaCATTAATATTCAAGCGGGTCGCTATtaactaaaatactgtttgtATATAGAACATTAAAATTATCAAATGTAAAATAGTTTGCTTTTTAGTGATAATAAGCCCAGGCACTAATGGGTTAGTTCTGTCAGATAAAATGTGTTAGTTATTACATATTGAAATTTCAAGTACACTGTTTCATTGTAACAACATTCTAGCAATAGAATTATAAAAGAATATGTAGAGAGAAGAACAGATTTTCGTATATTGTACTTATTCAAACTCTGTATCTATCCGCTTAAATTAAGTGACAgttcataaataaatttttctttgtGCAATATAAATATGTCTTACTTCTTTGCAACATATAGACGTAATGACTTTTTAATGCGTGTACTTTTTTTGTAACCAAGCAATTTTTTATATCGATACAAGATTTCCTTAGATTCAATTTATAAATACTTTAACGAGAATACAGCATTCTACAAAATACAAATGACtgttcattttattatatttatgtcgCTATTTGGGGATCACAAGATATAAAATAGTTCTTTCATGCATTTCTATATGAATTATAGACGAATAACTTTCTCCTGGATGATTTTGAAGTTGATGCTATTAATATTTAGGGGATACTATTATGTATTAAACCTTGAAGAACATTCTCGACTAATCTGATTTCATTATTTGCAAATTGtaatataaaagtaacaatctCATTAAATAGATTATAATTTAATCTATAAAAtagctgagagagagagagagagagagagagattaagaaACAATTACATTAACACGTACTATAATAACTGAGTGGAATGTCTATTGTCTAAAATTTAATACTATAAAAGATAAATAGATCAATAAAATTATGAATACTATCCACAACTATAAAGTATTTTTTAGTCCACTCAACATTTAAATAGCATTTACAAACACAAAGTACACATGTTCGACTTGTTGCTTCCTTAAATGATacaaaaacaaaatattttattctagCATCATTATGAAATTATACACTATCTTatactttattattaaattgaaaataatgttcaCTGTACATTCATTTATTTGAATGAATATATttgttaaaagaaaattatcaaaAGAATGAATAATCTGCattttagaatataaaataacaatTCCTTTAATAAAAGATTTTTTTCTACATTATCCGTGTAATTTGTTTCTCTTTTAAAAGTTAATGTATACTTCTTCCAatactttttccttttttttcttatatttatattattacttacaAAATGAAGCCAAAAGAATTGCTCTAAAAGTAGTAGCTATTCcaaattaaacaaaaaaattactttttattaatgtcatcaaataaaattatttttcgttACTTTTACTTAATATTAAAATGAATATGGCAATACATAAtatgttcattaattttagtATTTAGTAGAAGGAATTAACTTTTACTACCATCTTAtaagaaatagaaaaaaaatttatttcgttttaaaaataaatctgcaaactatttttaattttacaatCAATAATTTGATCTttgaacatataatatatagtacttATTAAGCAAATTCTAAAAAATAATacatgaagataaattattaaaCATGTCCGTTCTGAGTATTAAGTGAGAACTTAGAACTACAAACCATTTATTCAATACTTAGCAGTTCGATgtattttttctattttgttatgcatttcaaataaattttagaaaaataaataaaaagtcaTTTAGcttttcaatatatataattattattaaaaattaattatcaatctACAATGAATGTTAATAATGAAATATAGACTTtttataaaactataaaaagaCAATAAAGCAGTTGGTTCAAAATTTGCTACAACTCAGTAATTTATACTATTCCGAATCTAATAATTGTCACACAAAATATAAGTCAAACAATACCAATTAAAActatataataagaatataattaaGAAATATTTTGACGAGATCATTAATGTATTTTCTTATATAAAAGTTACGTCCAAAAGCATTGTTTCTGTTATTTAcatctatatacatatgtaaaTGACTATTAAAAAACAACATTGAAAAGATTAAAACAATCAGGTATACGACATGTAGGTAATGGTTCTATCTATTCAAGAATTTTATCCCTGAAAGTAAAGTTCTTAAATGCATATTTACAATACGTAGTTTCTTTTGCACTGAAAATAGAGTATTTTTGCAAGAGCAATAACCTGTTTGTTAAACATTCTTTGGAAGTAATACATTAGCAAAGGACATATTAATACTTTTATGCATAATCTATAGTACTGTCACATGAACACTTTCATTTCCAATTTCAACAAAACACATATTTTGATGTATTTTCTACGAAAGTAGAATTATTGAGTGCAAATTTTAAAGGACATAATTGCGTGGTCCTAGAAAgggatttttaaaaataatcatGTTTATGAAAACTACACGAATTTCTATCTATAACAAGATAAGGAATATCGCAAATAAAATGTGAAGAATCGAAGAAAAAATTTCAATTGAATATTCTATGCTCTATACAGTACTAAGTGAAATAAATAGTGATCAGAAATATTCTTTTCTTTAAAATCGGTTTTATGTGCTCATATTTATATGCATTTATAtccattgaaattgaaaaaaaggtCTCATAATCACAATATCGCcattaaaaatataatcatGATCGTAAATCTTTTAGCTGATTTATCCTGAAAATAATAGAACTTTAATGAAGCCGAACTCGACACATTACAATTTTGTAAAGTTTACAAACAATGAAAACATGTTAAATCAGTATTTGGGGTTGCCAAATTTTGAGTAAATACTACGATCATTTATATAGTAGAGATTTGTTATCTAAAACAGTACTGTCTACAAAAGATTTAGGGTATATACAGTGGCTGTAGAAAATATTCGTActccttttaaaacggaataacttttccaTAATTGAgccaagcgatctaaatttgtttgaattagggattagtttactagacaatgactaaaaaattgcaattattcgacatgataaaataattaaaaaattatgttttttcaactttttatctgagcctataacgaaaatttaaaaaatgcattttgcagaTCTTGGTAACTTATATACATGTTGCAAATTTCATCGCGaaatataagttaccgagatctacaaattacattttttaaattttcgttctaggctcagataaaaaaggttgaaaaaatatcgtttcttaattcttttatcatgccaacaaattgtaatttttgaaaataattttgtagCCACTGTCCAGTAAACTAATTTGTCTAACATGCCAAAAATAATTTGATCGCTTggtccaattataaaaaaagttataccattttaaaaggtgtacgaatactttctagaCCCATTGTATGCCTTCATGCATAAATGACTGTATCTCTCTCTAAGCAGTACTGGTTTAAAACCTTATCACATATATGATCACTCCACTAGCAACAGCAGTTCTTGAAATCTTTGGAAACCAAAAGTTAATCTTACCATGAAAGAACAGTGCATAAATTTATGCCTTGTCTCTTTTGCAATAACTTTTATTTCTATAAAGTTCATGAAACTTCATAGAAATTTATTTGCAAATATATCTAAAACACTTATTCATATTAACAAGTGTGTAAGGCTTATTTTAGAAACATTGTACATGTTTTAAATTCACTCACCTATCATATTCTTCCTTCCATTTGTACATATTAAATCTGCAAAAAAGATATTCTTTAATTTAAaatctttatattatatatatacattttaaaGTATTACTTTAGTGCAAGAGATAATAATTCTATTTTCAAAATGCATATGTAAACATTAATGTATGTTATCAAAAGTTCATTTAatctattaacgaaaaacttaccaaatcatatatatttttcaaaacatatattttttttatttttttgtattgTACTTAAGATATGTATGATAATTGACGCAGATGAATTGCATTATATCAAAGAACGATTTTGCATGGCATACGCGAATTAGACCACTAGAAAAAGGGGTAGTGACCAACTATGTAAAAGATAATGAAATTGCAATCCAGTACCCTACTTGATATTTTGTTGTAATTGGGAAACAAATTTTTGCACATCATTAAACCTGtttgttttctaaaattaaaggatatttaaataattcatacCTATTAGTGATCATTACACACATTTATAAGACCATGTCTCACACACAAGTAGTATACTGCTATTGTCATAAACTGATATCTGATAACTGATATTtaatattgttaaatttataCATATAACTCCTAGATAGCAATTTCAAAGTAATTTCAGTAATAGAATGCCAACTTCATTTGAATACTCTGTGTATACACACACATGGATATCACAGTATGAATTCTTGACTTGCTTAAACGTTAAAAGCGTTTTATCAGTCTTGAACTACAGATCTATAAGACAATTATAAAACACTTAGAATAATGAAGTGATATCTTCCAGTTGATGTAATATAATCTTTCTAGCGCTGATCTTCCATGTAGACATTAGGAACTATTAACCACTTTCCTGCTttgtatatattacattaaaaaGCGACTAATTTATAAAACTGTGATATTAAATAACTGATGTAGTGTATAGATTGAAGTAGTTAAATGTAGAAATGTAAACTACTATAAAGGAAAGACTTTGAATAAGCACCATttcatatttgaagcaaattgaAGTGAGCACAAGCAAACTGAATTTACCTTTCTTCATTGATGCATAATGTTTCTTTTGCACTCTTCCCTGATTCGCAGAGCAAACAGTAGCAGTTGTTTCTAAGCTTGAGGAGTGATTGGAagttaatttctttttcttcagTGGCGTTCCTTCATCTATCGATGCAATGATTTGTTTTGTAACAAATTTCGACGACTTCGTATCTATATTCTGCAACGTCCATTTAATACCAGActtgataaaaatattattcgaaatattagttATATGCTTGTCTGTGGAAACATTTACTTTGTTAACGTCTTTATCGAGCTTCACATCTGTTTTGGAAACTTTGTAGTGAGTTTTGCTTTCTGTTGGATGTTGTTTCTCCATAGATCTAAACACAGTTGTATCTTCCCAGATGTTATCTTCCATGGTACGTTGAGAGTCCTCCAACTTGGAATCTTCCTTGATGATAGCATTGCCAGTTGTAGAGTCTCCTTGATAATTCAATAAAACTTGTTGTTTGCGAGGAGACAAGTTTCTCAACTGTTGGATACCCACACACTTTAATTGGTTGTATATGTTTCTAGGTGTACATATAGTCTGTGCTGCTTTCTGATGTGATATGTCAAACGGTGATAATGGCAGTTTGCACGTGCTCTGAACATCCTGATGACTTGTAGGATTAATAACATTAATTTGCGAATATTTTAAGCCCAATTCATCCTGATCAGGTTGAATAGAAAATAAAtctaattcttcttcttctttcttctcttttttcattttcattttatgtTTTAACTTTCGTTTAGATGATTGAACACTAACTTCTATTTTATGCTGTAGAACATGATTTTGTTTTCCTTTGCAATTGTTCTGCATATCCTTTCGAATATTTTTTTCCTTAAGAAAATGTTTATGCTCTAAATGTTCGCACCGTGAATCTATGATACTATTAGATTGTATCAAATCTGTGGAAGACAATGATTCACACTCTAAAGGTTTTTTTATTAAGAAAGCGCTTCTTTCATATTCCACAGAAGCATCTTTATGCGATGACGAGAAATCTTGTTGACTTtcataatttaataatgtacTCGATGTAGTTTCATTAGGGGCACATATTTTAGATGAAACATATTTCATTCTATTACTGAAAAGTTGGGCTTGCTTAGCAATATCCTCCTTTTGATAAATATAACCCTTTTCTATTACGGTATTAGTACTATACTTATCTGTAGGACTAGAAACATTGTATTTAGGGAACGATTCTTTTAGATGAGAAAATATGTTATCTGGATTGACTGACATATTTGATTGACTCAAGATAGAGGATTCATTTTCCTTTTGTAATAACATATTTTCCTCATCGCTTTTGTTAACTGCAATCACTTCTTCTAGTTGAGAAGTTACTTCACACATATTAATGGTTTTAGATAGGTTTTCTTTTTCATAGCTCTTTTTAATTAATTGCGGATTAACTGTCTGCACATTTGAATACATCAAATCGTTTGGCAAAGAATTCATATTTGTTAATTCAAAATCCAATAGAGAATTCAATATTCCAGTAATTCCAAGACTACCTTCAGGTAATGGAGTCACGGAACTTTTTGTGTTTGACATAGCATCTTTATCTTCTTTGTCGTTCGCATATGTGTCTTCAGCTTGCAAGAAAAATTCTGTAATGATAGGTGACATGAACGAAGATTGTGGCTCTTCTAACATTTCTTGCTCATCTTCCATAATTATATCCCCATTTAGAATACTGTCTAAAATATCTATGTTCTCAAATTCCTCCATCGACTGTGCTTTGGTTATATCATTTTTTTGCAACAGACTCTGTAACATAGACTCACAATGTATATTTTCATTAAGAGTTTCCGCAAATCTCAGATCGTACGGAAAATATTCATTGTCATCTATTTCACTATTCACTGTTACAGAAGGTTTATGCTCATTCCCGTTTTCTGATTGATTCATTGTAGATTCAAAAACTTCAAGGTTCTCCTCTTTCACAAGCTGTTCCAGCTCTGATTTTACAAGGCTACAAACAAAGCTATCTGAGAGTTTATTCCCAGAAAAAGTAACATGATTCTTCTCACGAAAATATATATCCTTTGGTTGAGATATTGGAGTCATATATTTTTTACAGTTGTCTGACTCGCACTTTAACTGATTTAACATTGAAATAGTTTCTTGATTATCCTGTCTATGAGAATCTTTACAGCTGCATATATTTAAAAGTTCCTTTTTCTCATATAATTCTAGAATTTTACTCAATTTTTCCGAATTCATCAAATTGGTATTCTGTGCCCAGCCTAATGATGATTTTAAACTCTGATCCCTGGAAACTGTAGTTGAAACGGCGCCCACATCGGTTTTATCTGAGCATTCTAGACGTTGTTTCTCAGCATGCACAGTTACAATATGTTCACTGATTCGATTCAAAACATCCATACATTTATCCAAATCAGTTAGCATGCAGATaatatttttgtcacaaatcgATGATTTTTTATCAGTGGAATTGTCATCGATTACAGTCTGTAACATACCATCGCTTTTTGCAGTGttaactatattataattatgacAAACAAAAGGTTTCACATCAGTTTTCTTAATGGAACACATACATTCATGATTATCACAAAACTTATGCTTTACAGTCTCTGAAATTTGTGAAATGCTTGACGATTTTAAATCATGAGAATGACTATTATTTTGCACACAAAGTGACTTATTTTGACAGAAAGTATTGTCAGATTCTGTCATATTACAATCTGTACTAGTTGGCAACTCTTGTTTTATGGATTGCGAGTTTACAATTTTTTCTTGGCATGCTTTTAAATGTATAGAACTATTTGGCTGGGAAAACATTTCTTCCTGAATGTTTATTTCACGAGATTCATTTGTAGTACTTTTATAGACAGAAGTATGTTGGGACGACAATGAATTTTGTTCTCTATTTtctctaaataaattcaatatgGCTTTTGGTTCTTTAACATTCTGACCTACagcatttaaaaattttaataaaaataaaattctgttatgTTGTATATCATTTTGTTTCAGTAATAAAGTACAGATGTCACACTGATTATGCTGAAATGTGCATTTCAGttctttatttcgtttattggAAATGTAATCGTGCATACATTGAGAATTGTGACTGTCATCGTTTTCTTCTTCCATTGTGGTATAGCATTCTGTACTTTCACTAACTTTATTGTCTGAAATTGGT contains:
- the LOC143259599 gene encoding uncharacterized protein LOC143259599 — encoded protein: MKSFKYMRQNVKEMWTDVEYVRYLLMLKIWKRMKENLKEIKEVNKIALTILGSHVPEMRDELLKIIPKPPVGHKNGTLWLLQPNVFDLEKACSNFLAFEDSVCIQSNNSYLIKNFDLNNFQQSRIISSCGTNIVQAYNTNFEFNKCEMNKFQDTIDYSELVNQTLSTTRRSKFNKFRKASKLRSKEIILIDLTNDNESLETDKEKRKRKRSKRKLEWLKMMKKKYRIKKSVVDIKCRNKVEIADAHSTENNKNDEDKSHLEYLPISDNKVSESTECYTTMEEENDDSHNSQCMHDYISNKRNKELKCTFQHNQCDICTLLLKQNDIQHNRILFLLKFLNAVGQNVKEPKAILNLFRENREQNSLSSQHTSVYKSTTNESREINIQEEMFSQPNSSIHLKACQEKIVNSQSIKQELPTSTDCNMTESDNTFCQNKSLCVQNNSHSHDLKSSSISQISETVKHKFCDNHECMCSIKKTDVKPFVCHNYNIVNTAKSDGMLQTVIDDNSTDKKSSICDKNIICMLTDLDKCMDVLNRISEHIVTVHAEKQRLECSDKTDVGAVSTTVSRDQSLKSSLGWAQNTNLMNSEKLSKILELYEKKELLNICSCKDSHRQDNQETISMLNQLKCESDNCKKYMTPISQPKDIYFREKNHVTFSGNKLSDSFVCSLVKSELEQLVKEENLEVFESTMNQSENGNEHKPSVTVNSEIDDNEYFPYDLRFAETLNENIHCESMLQSLLQKNDITKAQSMEEFENIDILDSILNGDIIMEDEQEMLEEPQSSFMSPIITEFFLQAEDTYANDKEDKDAMSNTKSSVTPLPEGSLGITGILNSLLDFELTNMNSLPNDLMYSNVQTVNPQLIKKSYEKENLSKTINMCEVTSQLEEVIAVNKSDEENMLLQKENESSILSQSNMSVNPDNIFSHLKESFPKYNVSSPTDKYSTNTVIEKGYIYQKEDIAKQAQLFSNRMKYVSSKICAPNETTSSTLLNYESQQDFSSSHKDASVEYERSAFLIKKPLECESLSSTDLIQSNSIIDSRCEHLEHKHFLKEKNIRKDMQNNCKGKQNHVLQHKIEVSVQSSKRKLKHKMKMKKEKKEEEELDLFSIQPDQDELGLKYSQINVINPTSHQDVQSTCKLPLSPFDISHQKAAQTICTPRNIYNQLKCVGIQQLRNLSPRKQQVLLNYQGDSTTGNAIIKEDSKLEDSQRTMEDNIWEDTTVFRSMEKQHPTESKTHYKVSKTDVKLDKDVNKVNVSTDKHITNISNNIFIKSGIKWTLQNIDTKSSKFVTKQIIASIDEGTPLKKKKLTSNHSSSLETTATVCSANQGRVQKKHYASMKKDLICTNGRKNMIETSQRWRPKFTDPLKFHEPPRKPNKSMGTNRLFKYHRP